The Streptomyces sp. NBC_01197 genome window below encodes:
- a CDS encoding MFS transporter, whose translation MRFLVNTGSPGGSSGIRDRNPLEQGETPNETPLLQGRKAVALVATLLLSVIAFQLNASMITPALPEMARQLHGSVDGIAQVSSLFFLAGAITGVVLSRLSDFRGRRRILIAVLIVTTVGTVLCIVAPNLPVLLTGRVLQGASSAAFQIAYVVLNERLSKKVFATALGVITAINGGVGGVDGLLGGRMSDAFGYRSIFAVILVIGVAASVCVVFVLPKDGQPVKGRMDWWGAATLSIALYCVTYLVSHGFADGWHSTSTLAYLAGTVVSAVAFGMVERRRTTPLIALRHLKSRQVWPVIATTVISLSGIFAVINFTVVVISQNPGAGFGMTATESSLLFLTPAALIGLAAAPMAGRLADRQGWLITLRAGLVLSIVALCVIASYPLEKWTVFAAVAFLGITYNGLVLTTVNGLGVLNSPKDAPAALPGLNSAAFGIGASTGIGIVAPYAARATHAGYSTALWISVGISVLALVASLFITRRAD comes from the coding sequence ATGAGGTTCCTTGTGAACACAGGCAGTCCGGGCGGCAGCTCAGGTATCAGAGACAGAAACCCGCTGGAACAGGGTGAAACGCCGAATGAAACGCCGCTCCTCCAGGGGAGGAAGGCGGTCGCCCTGGTGGCGACGCTGTTGCTGAGCGTCATCGCCTTTCAGCTGAACGCCAGCATGATCACCCCTGCGCTGCCGGAAATGGCGCGTCAGCTCCACGGAAGCGTGGACGGGATAGCCCAGGTCTCTTCGCTGTTCTTCCTGGCCGGAGCGATCACGGGCGTCGTCCTGAGCCGCCTCAGCGACTTCCGGGGGCGCCGCCGGATCCTCATCGCGGTCCTGATCGTGACCACCGTGGGCACGGTCCTCTGCATCGTCGCCCCGAACCTGCCGGTCCTGCTGACCGGCCGGGTGCTGCAGGGCGCGTCGAGTGCCGCCTTCCAGATCGCGTACGTCGTCCTCAACGAGCGGCTCAGCAAGAAGGTCTTCGCCACCGCGCTCGGAGTGATCACCGCGATCAACGGCGGTGTCGGCGGTGTGGACGGGCTCCTCGGCGGCCGGATGTCCGACGCCTTCGGCTACCGGTCGATCTTCGCCGTCATCCTGGTCATCGGCGTCGCCGCTTCGGTCTGTGTGGTGTTCGTCCTGCCCAAGGACGGGCAGCCGGTCAAGGGCCGGATGGACTGGTGGGGCGCGGCCACCCTGTCGATCGCGCTGTACTGCGTCACCTACCTCGTCTCGCACGGTTTCGCCGACGGCTGGCACAGCACGAGCACCCTCGCCTATCTGGCAGGCACCGTCGTCTCGGCCGTCGCCTTCGGAATGGTCGAGCGCCGCAGGACCACCCCCCTGATCGCGCTCAGGCACCTCAAGTCCCGCCAGGTGTGGCCGGTCATCGCGACGACCGTGATCTCGCTGTCCGGGATCTTCGCGGTCATCAACTTCACCGTTGTGGTCATCAGCCAGAACCCGGGGGCCGGCTTCGGTATGACCGCCACCGAATCGTCGCTGCTCTTCCTCACACCCGCGGCGCTGATCGGGCTGGCCGCCGCCCCGATGGCCGGGCGGCTGGCCGACAGGCAGGGCTGGTTGATCACACTCCGTGCCGGTCTCGTCCTGAGCATCGTGGCCCTGTGCGTCATCGCCTCGTACCCGCTGGAGAAGTGGACCGTCTTCGCGGCGGTTGCCTTCCTCGGCATCACGTACAACGGCCTCGTCCTGACGACCGTGAACGGCCTCGGGGTACTGAACTCGCCCAAGGACGCGCCCGCTGCGCTGCCGGGCCTCAACAGCGCCGCCTTCGGGATCGGCGCGAGCACCGGCATCGGCATCGTCGCCCCGTACGCGGCCCGCGCCACGCACGCCGGCTACAGCACCGCCCTGTGGATCTCGGTGGGGATCTCGGTTCTCGCTTTGGTGGCCAGCCTGTTCATCACCCGGCGGGCGGACTGA
- a CDS encoding GntR family transcriptional regulator has product MPVTAPTVDGFLAEPMTVSVGQPLRVAVYSRLAQGIRDQVFPLGSALPKEADLGTRLGVSRTVVREALMLLEEDGLIRTRRGVGRFVSQTLPRQGLEQLQPFEETLTTPEQPVRAERLEMNLQRTTDFVLQGLGLEEGSNAWFCETRLTRGTEQLALVQEHIACGSDLRALSPVVADRVQELHDSPRTLLGAMTGMLGPVFGPGECTITAGIAGATRGRLLGLRPTDPLLIITQTAQLGGRPAYLAKYLVSPTSAPLSILQPPQPGAAPARP; this is encoded by the coding sequence GTGCCTGTCACCGCCCCCACCGTCGACGGGTTTCTGGCCGAACCCATGACCGTCTCCGTGGGCCAGCCGCTGCGGGTGGCCGTCTACTCACGCCTCGCGCAGGGCATCCGGGACCAGGTCTTCCCGCTGGGCTCGGCCCTGCCTAAGGAGGCCGACCTCGGCACCCGGCTCGGGGTGAGCCGCACCGTGGTGCGCGAGGCCCTCATGCTGCTGGAGGAGGACGGGCTCATCCGCACCCGCCGTGGAGTGGGACGGTTCGTCAGCCAGACGCTCCCGCGCCAGGGCCTGGAGCAGCTGCAGCCGTTCGAGGAGACGCTCACCACGCCCGAACAGCCCGTGCGCGCCGAGCGCCTGGAGATGAACCTCCAGCGCACGACGGACTTCGTCCTGCAGGGCCTCGGGCTCGAAGAGGGCAGCAACGCGTGGTTCTGCGAAACCCGGCTGACCCGTGGCACGGAGCAACTGGCCCTGGTCCAGGAGCACATCGCCTGCGGTTCGGACCTCCGTGCGCTCTCCCCCGTGGTCGCCGACCGGGTCCAGGAGCTGCACGACAGCCCGCGCACCCTGCTCGGCGCCATGACCGGCATGCTCGGCCCGGTCTTCGGCCCCGGTGAATGCACGATCACCGCCGGCATCGCCGGAGCCACCCGCGGCAGGCTCCTCGGGCTGCGCCCCACCGATCCGCTGCTCATCATCACGCAGACCGCACAGCTGGGCGGCAGGCCCGCCTACCTGGCCAAGTACCTCGTCTCCCCCACCAGCGCGCCGCTCTCCATCCTCCAGCCGCCCCAGCCGGGCGCGGCGCCCGCACGGCCCTGA
- a CDS encoding glycoside hydrolase family 3 C-terminal domain-containing protein: MNVDRRSVLKLAGAGMVAAGVTTVASATGASAAVRSVAPGAVRTVPAARPGSSQAAARAAGLVARMTLDEKIALLHGEGWSTGSVGYAGRVLANTRLDIPALYLGDGPNGVGNRSTGVTQWPDCKTLAATWDPDTARTYGAAYGAEQAAKGHNIALAPCINILRVPYWGRSFETFTEDPFLNAELAARVVEGIQANPVMATVKHFAANNQEIHRGSIDVVVSQRALHEIYYPGFRAAVQRGGAGAVMTSYNKVNGHWSHENRTAVQDTLRDAWGFDGLVMSDWGGTHSTVRTARAGSDMEMPGSTYLGGKLKDAVGAGTVSAATVNTMAVHVLTAMYRTGLFDHRLPDPAAVLSKVVSTDAHRALARSISVQGSVLLKNTRVLPFARPASLAVIGDAADAGARTHGGGSGAVKASGTVVTPLAGIRARAGRIPVTYTKGLAGAADAARAAEVAVVVAGDYTSEGADRTTLALPDGQDELIAAVVAANPRTVVVLNTSGAVLMPWLDGAGAVLANWYGGQEQGSALAAMLFGDAEPGGRLPETFPASEDQGPAKTAVQYPGDGVQVYYDEELAVGYRWYRSSGEKPLFPFGHGLSYTTFRLSDLRLDGHGDGYRASVGIRNTGHRTGSEVVQLYLTAPAAAGEPAGQLKAFEKVTLKPGESRTVRLALPREAFAVWLTAGTGWTVVPGTYTVAVGRSSADLPLETEVRIG; the protein is encoded by the coding sequence ATGAACGTCGACCGGAGATCGGTACTGAAACTGGCCGGAGCGGGCATGGTGGCCGCCGGCGTCACCACGGTGGCCTCGGCAACCGGTGCGTCCGCGGCCGTACGGAGCGTCGCCCCCGGGGCGGTGCGTACGGTCCCGGCAGCGCGGCCCGGCTCGTCCCAGGCCGCCGCCAGGGCCGCCGGACTCGTCGCCCGGATGACCCTGGACGAGAAGATCGCCCTGCTGCACGGCGAGGGCTGGTCCACCGGGTCCGTGGGCTACGCGGGCCGGGTCCTCGCCAACACCCGGCTGGACATCCCGGCCCTGTACCTCGGCGACGGGCCGAACGGCGTGGGCAACCGCTCGACCGGCGTGACCCAGTGGCCCGACTGCAAGACCCTGGCGGCGACCTGGGACCCGGACACAGCGCGGACCTACGGTGCCGCATACGGCGCCGAACAGGCGGCCAAGGGGCACAACATCGCCCTGGCGCCCTGCATCAACATCCTGCGGGTCCCTTACTGGGGGCGGTCCTTCGAGACCTTCACCGAGGACCCCTTTCTCAACGCGGAGCTGGCCGCCCGGGTCGTCGAGGGCATCCAGGCCAACCCGGTGATGGCCACCGTCAAGCACTTCGCGGCCAACAACCAGGAGATCCACCGCGGCTCGATCGACGTGGTGGTCTCCCAGCGGGCCCTGCACGAGATCTACTACCCGGGGTTCCGCGCCGCCGTCCAGCGGGGTGGCGCCGGCGCCGTGATGACCTCGTACAACAAGGTCAACGGCCACTGGTCGCACGAGAACCGCACAGCGGTGCAGGACACCCTGCGTGACGCGTGGGGCTTCGACGGCCTGGTGATGTCCGACTGGGGCGGCACTCACAGCACCGTGCGCACCGCCCGGGCGGGCTCCGATATGGAGATGCCTGGCTCCACCTATCTCGGCGGCAAACTGAAGGACGCCGTCGGCGCGGGCACGGTGAGCGCGGCCACCGTGAACACGATGGCGGTCCACGTCCTCACCGCGATGTACCGGACCGGGCTCTTCGACCACCGACTTCCGGACCCGGCCGCCGTGCTCTCCAAGGTGGTCAGCACCGACGCGCATCGCGCGCTCGCCCGCAGCATCAGCGTCCAGGGCAGTGTGCTGCTCAAGAACACGCGGGTGCTGCCGTTCGCCCGCCCCGCCTCCCTCGCGGTCATCGGCGACGCGGCCGACGCCGGGGCCCGTACACACGGCGGCGGTTCGGGCGCGGTCAAGGCCAGCGGCACCGTCGTCACCCCGCTCGCCGGGATCAGGGCGAGGGCCGGGCGCATCCCGGTGACGTACACCAAGGGCCTCGCGGGGGCCGCCGACGCGGCGCGGGCGGCGGAGGTGGCCGTCGTGGTGGCGGGCGACTACACCAGCGAAGGCGCGGACCGCACCACGCTCGCCCTGCCGGACGGCCAGGACGAGCTGATCGCGGCGGTGGTCGCGGCGAACCCCCGTACGGTCGTCGTCCTGAACACATCGGGCGCGGTCCTCATGCCGTGGCTCGACGGCGCAGGGGCCGTCCTCGCCAACTGGTACGGCGGACAGGAGCAGGGCAGCGCGCTGGCCGCGATGCTGTTCGGCGACGCCGAGCCGGGCGGCCGGCTGCCGGAGACCTTCCCGGCCTCCGAGGACCAGGGCCCGGCGAAGACGGCCGTGCAGTACCCGGGCGACGGCGTGCAGGTCTACTACGACGAGGAACTCGCGGTCGGCTACCGCTGGTACCGGAGCTCCGGCGAGAAGCCGCTGTTCCCCTTCGGTCACGGCCTCTCGTACACCACGTTCCGGCTGTCGGACCTGCGCCTCGACGGGCACGGGGACGGGTACCGCGCGAGCGTCGGCATCCGCAACACCGGCCACCGCACCGGCAGCGAGGTCGTCCAGCTGTATCTGACAGCGCCCGCGGCGGCCGGGGAGCCGGCCGGGCAGCTGAAGGCGTTCGAGAAGGTCACCCTGAAACCGGGCGAGAGCCGGACGGTGCGACTCGCCCTCCCCCGTGAGGCGTTCGCGGTGTGGCTGACGGCCGGGACCGGCTGGACGGTGGTGCCGGGGACCTACACGGTGGCGGTCGGCCGGTCGTCGGCGGACCTGCCGCTGGAGACGGAGGTACGGATCGGGTGA
- a CDS encoding chaplin, with product MTVLSAIAAAATVLGGASIASADSGAEAAAIGSPGVLSGNVVQVPIDVSANVCGNSVNVIGLLNPAFGNTCVNGGRDRDHGRDRDHGRDHGRDRDHGRDHDHGRDHDHCRDHDHGRDHDHGGWNHGWN from the coding sequence ATGACCGTGCTGTCTGCCATCGCTGCCGCCGCCACTGTGCTGGGGGGTGCGTCGATCGCCTCCGCGGACAGCGGGGCCGAGGCCGCAGCCATCGGCTCGCCCGGTGTGCTCTCCGGCAACGTCGTCCAGGTGCCGATCGATGTCTCGGCCAACGTCTGCGGCAACAGCGTCAACGTCATCGGCCTGCTCAACCCGGCGTTCGGCAACACCTGCGTGAACGGCGGCCGCGACCGCGACCACGGCCGTGACCGCGACCACGGCCGCGACCACGGGCGCGACCGCGACCACGGGCGTGACCACGACCACGGGCGTGACCACGACCACTGCCGTGACCACGACCACGGCCGTGACCACGACCACGGCGGCTGGAACCACGGCTGGAACTGA